The Candidatus Sphingomonas colombiensis genome contains the following window.
ATCTGGTGTGGCAGCCGGATTCTACGCTCACCGCGCACATCGGCTACGCGCGCTATTTCGTGCCCCCGCCGTTCGAGCTGGTCGGCGCGACCAGCATCGGCAAGTTCGCCGGCACCAGCGCCGCCCCGATCGTGACGCAGGACACTACGCCTTATTCCGAGCGCCAGCATTATTTCGATATCGGGTTTCAGGCGAAGCCGAGCAGTTCATTCACCTATGGCGTCGATGCCTATTATCGCATCTCGAAAAACCTGATCGACGAGGGCCAGTTCGGTGCGCCGATCATCCTCACCCCATTCAATTACGCGCAGGGGCGGATCGGCGGGGTCGAAGCGAACATGGCCTATTCGCACGGCGGCTGGAACGCCTATGCCAATTTCGCGGTGGCACGCGCCAAGGGGCGCGATATCGTTTCCAGCCAGTTCGCATTCGATCCGGATGAGCTGGCCTATATCGCCAACCACTACATCTTCCTCGATCACGACCAGACCTTCACGGGCTCGGCCGGGCTGACCTATAATTTCAAGCACGGCCCGCTGGCGCAAACGGCGATCGGCACGTCGATGATCTATGGATCGGGGCTGCGCACCAGCCTTGAACTGGCCGATGGCAGCATCGTGCCGAACGGCGCGCATCTCAAGCCTTATGCCCAGTTCAATCTGACCGCGAGCCATCACCTCGCCGGGCCAAACATCGATGTGCGGATCGACGTGATCAACCTGTTCGATCACGTTTACGAGATTCGCGACGGCAATGGCGTCGGCGTCGGCGCGCCGCAATATGGCCCGCGCCGCGGCATCTTTGTCGGCGTGACCAAGACGTTTGGGGGATAGCGACAAGCCAGCCCCCGGCGGCGGGCCGGGGGCTGAACGAACCTTTTACTCGCTGCGCTCGCCGTAGTTCTTCAGCTCGTCGCCGATGATGCGCACGACATGGAGCACGTTGGTGGAACCCGGCGTGCGAAACGGCACGCCCGCCATCACCACCACGCTGTCGCCCGCCGACGCGATATGGTGGCGGACCGCCATCCGCTTCGACTTGGCGACCATTTCCTCGAACGATTCGACATCGCGCGTGTGCGCGGCATGAACCCCCCACAACAGCCCCAGCCGCCGCGCCGTCTCCATCTTCGGCGTCAGCACCAGCAGCGGCACCGACGGACGCTCCCGCGCGACGCGGCGGGCCGTGGAGCCTGAGGTGGTGAAGCAGATGATCGCCTTCGCCGAAACGGTGCGCGCGATATTCTTGGCCGCCTCAGCCAGCGCGTCGGCCGTGGTGGGATCGGGGCGCATCACGGTGAAATGCACGCGATCGCCGTGCATCGGATCGCGCTCTACCGCCTCGCCGATCGCGTTCATCATCGCCACCGCCTCGATCGGATAATCGCCCGCCGCGCTTTCCGCCGAGAGCATGATCGCATCCGCGCCATCATAGATTGCGGTGGCGACATCGGACACTTCGGCGCGGGTCGGCGATGGCGACTTGATCATCGATTCGAGCATCTGCGTCGCCACCACCACCGGGCGGCCCATCCGGCGCGATACCTCGACGATGCGTTTTTGCAGCGGCGGCACCGATTGCGGCGGCAACTCGACGCCGAGATCCCCGCGCGCGACCATCACGCCGTCACACATCTCGACGATCTCCTCCAGCCGATCGATCGCCGCCGGCTTCTCGATCTTGGCCAGCAACGCCGCCTTACCGCCGATCAGCCGGCGCGCCTCGGCCAGATCCTCCGGCCGCTGGACGAAGGAAAGCGCGATCCAGTCCACCCCCTGCTCGCAGGCGAAGGCGAGGTCGCTGCGATCCTTCGCAGTCAGCGCCGCCATTGGCACCACCACATCGGGGACGTTCAGCCCTTTGCTGTCGCTCAACGCTCCGCCGACCTCGACCACGGTGACGATGCGATCGGCATCATTTTCCACCACGCGCAGCACGAGCTTGCCGTCGTCAAGCAGCAGGCGCGCGCCCGGTTTGATCGCCGCGAATATCTCGGCATGCGGCAGCTTGACGCGCGTGATGTCGCCCGGCGCATCATCGCGATCGAGCACGAAGGTCGCGCCGGTTTCGAGCATCACCCGCGCCCCGGCGAAACGCCCCACCCGCAGCTTCGGCCCCTGAAGATCGGCGAGGATCGTCGTCGGCCGGCCGTATTTCTTCTCCAGCCCGCGAATCGCGGCAATCACCGGGATTTTCGATTCCTGATCGCCGTGGCTCATGTTGATGCGGAAAGCGTCGGCACCCGCCTCGAACAGGGCGGCGATCATCGCCGGCGTGTTGCTTGCCGGCCCCAGCGTCGCGAGCACGCGTACCTTACGGCTGCGGGGGCTGATCGCTCTGGTCATGATGGTCCTCGTACTGATTAGCGAGCCGCCTTAGAGACAATCGATGACCGATCAAACCGGGAGAGCGATCATGGACCCGATCGACGCGATCGACGACGCAACCGCCGCCGCCGCATTCCGCCGGCTGGTGCACCATCTGCGCCATCGCAAAGACGCACAGAATATCGATCTGATGGGGCTGGCGGGATTTTGCCGCAACTGCCTTTCGGATTGGATCGGCGAGGCCGGCGGCATCGAACGCGAGCAGGCGCGCACCGCGATTTACGGCATGCCCTATGCCGAATGGAAGGCGCGCCATCAGCAGGAAGCGAC
Protein-coding sequences here:
- the pyk gene encoding pyruvate kinase, with the translated sequence MTRAISPRSRKVRVLATLGPASNTPAMIAALFEAGADAFRINMSHGDQESKIPVIAAIRGLEKKYGRPTTILADLQGPKLRVGRFAGARVMLETGATFVLDRDDAPGDITRVKLPHAEIFAAIKPGARLLLDDGKLVLRVVENDADRIVTVVEVGGALSDSKGLNVPDVVVPMAALTAKDRSDLAFACEQGVDWIALSFVQRPEDLAEARRLIGGKAALLAKIEKPAAIDRLEEIVEMCDGVMVARGDLGVELPPQSVPPLQKRIVEVSRRMGRPVVVATQMLESMIKSPSPTRAEVSDVATAIYDGADAIMLSAESAAGDYPIEAVAMMNAIGEAVERDPMHGDRVHFTVMRPDPTTADALAEAAKNIARTVSAKAIICFTTSGSTARRVARERPSVPLLVLTPKMETARRLGLLWGVHAAHTRDVESFEEMVAKSKRMAVRHHIASAGDSVVVMAGVPFRTPGSTNVLHVVRIIGDELKNYGERSE
- a CDS encoding DUF1244 domain-containing protein; protein product: MDPIDAIDDATAAAAFRRLVHHLRHRKDAQNIDLMGLAGFCRNCLSDWIGEAGGIEREQARTAIYGMPYAEWKARHQQEATPEQLRRMAESLAKNAP